The Streptomyces laurentii region TGTCCCGGCCAGACCTGCATAGGTGAATGTCTCCCAGTTCCGATCCGGGGGCGGACAAGGGCAAGAGAGGGGGTGAGGGAAAGGGGTGGAAGGGGCAAGAAACCGTTATGCGGGCCGATCCTGCCTGAAAAGCGGACAAGCTCCTAGGATGTCGACCCCTCCGGTCGGGTGATCGCCCGCGAGACGGGCGCGCGGGGGGAACAAGTGAACCAAGGGGGAAAGTTCCGGCCATGGCGGTCGTGACGGTCAACCCGAGGTTCCTCGCCGTCGCCCCGCCGCGGGCCGGCGCCGGGCGGGGCGGGACGCGGCGGGCGCGCGGCCGGCCGCCGGGGTCGTACCCCTATGAATCCGCTCACTCCGGCCGATCTCGCCGCCGGGAACCGCAGCCCGGATCCGGGCAGTTGGGCGAGACCCGGACGATCCTGCTGCGTCGGCTCCCGCTCCCGGAGTACCCTTCCTTGATCGTTGTCAGGTGGTAGTGGCGGTAGTCCGGCCGGTGGCCGGGCCGGATGTCCGGGAGCAGAAGGCGGTGCGCGGGTGAGCTCGGGAGGGCTGGAGCTGCCCCCAGGCGAGGCGGGTCGCGAGGGCGAGCCGGCCGAGCCGGTGGTGGTGCCGCCCGGCGCGGTCTCCGTCGCCCGGCCGGTGGAGATCGGGGCCGAACTGGAGTGGGGCGCCGAGGCGTGGAGCGAGGTGCGCACCCGGGCCCAGCGGGCCGGCCGTGCGTACATCTGGCTCAATCTCGTCGAACAGCGGCTGCGGGCCGTCGTCGCGGCGGTGCTGCGCCCCGTCTACGAGCCGGTGCACGGCGACGACTGGGTGGTGGCCGCGGCCGGCCCCGCCGGGCAGGAGTGGGTCCAGCGGGCCGTGGCGGTCCGCGAGGTCTCCCGCCGCAAGGGCTATCTCCTCGACCCGGCCGACGACAACGTCCTGAGCTTCCTCACGCTCCCGCAGCTGCGTGAGCTGATGGTCCAGCACTGGCCGTGCTTCGAGCCGTACTTCGACGACCGGCGCGAGGTCGAGCTGGCCCTCGACGAGCTGGAGGTCACGCGCAACGTCGTCTCCCGTAACCGGGCCCTGTCGCTGACCGTGCTCGCCCAGTCCGAGCGGGCCTCCGCCCGGCTCCTGGAGATCCTGGGCAGCGGCGCCGGAGTGCCCTCGGCGGACCGGCTGCCGGTGGACGCGGTCGAGGACCTCGTGGGCGACCGGTACGCGGATGTGGTGTCCGTCCATCCCGACCGGGTGCGGCTGCAGCGGCAGCTGCCGGCCGAGGACCTGTTCGGCGGAGCGCGCCGGCTCGACGCCACCGGCATAGGCCTGAACCTGCTCGTGCAGAACTTCTCCGGGCGCCGGATGGTCCGGCTGGCCGAGTCGGGCTGCCGGATAAGGCTGCTGTTCCTCAACCCGGCCAGCAGCGCCGTCAAGCGGCGCGAGCGCGAGCTGGGCCTGAAGAAGGGCGAGCTGAGCCGGTCGGTCGAGATGAACATCCTGCACATGCGCCGGGTGCGCTCCAAGCTGCGCGACCCGGGCGCCTTCGAGATCCACGTCTTCGACGAGACCCCGCGCTTCACCGCGTACCTCGTCGACGGGGACGGTCCCGACGGGCTCGCCGTCGTCCAGACGTATCTGCGCAAGGCGCGCGGCATGGAGGCGCCGGTCCTGGTGCTGCGCGGCGGCGGGCGGAACGTGGTGCGTTCCGGCGGTCCTGGCGGCGGCGTCGACCCGGATGGCGACAACGGACTTTTCGCGACATATCGGGAGGAATTCGAGTCGGTGTGGCTCGACTCCCGGCCGGTCTCCTGACCGCCGGTCCGATCATCCGTCCGATGGCCCGTCCGCATCCTCGTGCGGCCATGAGTCCGGTCCCTCGGGCGGCCCCTCGACGGACCGCTCAAGTCGGACTGTCAGTGGCGCGTGCGAGGGTGAACATCACCACGGGGGAGTTCACGTAAGGAGGACCCGATGGCTTGGCATGCGGAAGCACTGGTCGGCTTCGACCTGGAGACCACCGGCACCGATCCGCTGGAGAGCCGGATCGTCACGGCCTCGGTCGTCGGCGTCCACGGCGGGCGGGTGGTCCGGCAGCGGGACTGGCTCGCCGATCCGGGCATCCGGATCCCGGAGCAGGCCTCCGCGATCCACGGCATCAGCAACGAGCGCGCCGCCGCCGAGGGCCGCCCGGTCCGCGAGGTGGCGGACGAGCTGGCCGAGACCCTGACCGGGTACTGGCGGGAGGGCGTCCCGGTCGTCGCGTACAACGCCTCGTTCGACCTGACCCTGCTCGCCGCCGAGCTGCGGCGGCACGGCCTGCCCTCCCTGGAGGAACGGCTCGGCGGCACCGCGATCGGGCCGGTCGTCGACCCGTACACCATCGACCGGGCGGTGGACCGCTACCGGCGGGGCAAGCGGACCCTGGAGCTGGTCTGCGCGGAGTACGGGGTGGAGCTGACCGCCGCCCATCAGGCGGCGGCCGACGCGCTCGCCGCCGTCCGGGTCGCCATCGCGATAGCCGAGCGGCACCCGGCCGTCGCCGCGCTCGACCCGGCCGCGCTGCACGAGCGGCAGATCGGCTGGTACCGGACCTGGGCCGAGGACTTCCAGGCCTTCCTGCGCCGCAAGGGCGACGCGGACGCGGTGATCGACCCGGTCTGGCCGATCCGCACGCCCGCGCTCGCACCGGTGGCGGCGGAGCGGGCGGCGGGCGGGGCGCCGTTCTAGTCCGTGCCCGGGGAGGAGCGCCGTCCGCCTGGAGGGTGGGGCCCGCGGCGTCCGGCGCGGTGGCACGATCGACCACGTTCCGTACGGGCGCGCCGGCGCCGCGGACGACAGCACCAAGACCGGACCAGCTACGGCCGCCGACGCGGCCACACCACCCGAGCCCGCCCACCCACCAGGCCGAAGACGGCTGCTGTACGGACGGTCGCCGTACTAGCGGACCGAGAAGGCGCCGAGCTTGAAGGAGTCGGCGCAGAGGCTGAAGACACCGCCCGGCGAGCCGTCCGCCTTCATCACGTTCACCGTGGTGCCCGCGTCCTTCGGCAGCGCGACCTTGACCGAGGACGATTCCGTCCGGCAGGAGAGGCGCGCGGTGCCCTCGGTGTTCACGTCGGTGTACATCACGTCGGCCGTCGCCGTGCCGCCCGCCGGGATGTCGACCGCGTCCGAGCCTTCCTCGGAGTTGTCGGCGGAGGCCGACCCGCCGCGCTTCGCGTCGTCGGTGACGGTCACGACCGTGGGACCGACGAGGGTGCAGGCGGCGCCGGAGGAGTTGGTGATCCTCAGCGAACCTGTGGCCGCCTGCGACGCACTGGCGTGGTTCGCGCTCTGACGGAACTGCGCCGAGGTGTTCTGGGTGGTGCAGGCCGCGGTGGCGCCGCCACCGGACGAGCTGCCACCGGACGAGCCGCTCCCGGACGACGCCTTGGACGGCGCCTCGGGCGAGCCCGCGGTCGAGCCCGACGAAGACGCCGACGCCGACGCGGGAGCCGGTGCACCGGCGGCGGTGTCTGCCTTGTCGCCGCTGTTGCAGCCGGTGAGCGCGAGCGCCGACAGTGCGGCGAGTGCCCCGGCAACGGCTATGCGGGTGCTGGTACGAGTGCGCATGAACTTCCTTCTTCCCCGTCAAAAAACTGAGAGCCAACTGAGAAGGAGGATGATCCGTCACCGCGCGACCCGTCGCGGCCGACAAGCGAGCATCACCAAGCCCACACGAACTCTGTCCAAGATCGTCGCCGAACTCCGCGCCGCCCGCTCGACTTTGGCGAACCCTCGCGGCGACCCTCCGTCGCCCCCCACCGACCGGTCATGCAACGGACTTTGGCCTGATGGGCGGGCGGGCGGGCGCATGCGGGGTGGTGGGTGTCCGCGGTACGCCGCCGTTCCGACGCCGCTTCGGGGGCGGTCAGTTGGTGACCACCTTGGGTGGGGGCTCGTCCTTGCGGCGCGGGTTCACGCAGTCGAAGAGCACCTGCCCGCTGCGCGCGTCGTAGAAGAAGGTCCCGGAGTAGCGCTCCTCGGTGAGGCGCCGGCTCACCGGCTCGCTCACCCGCCACTCGGCGTCTTCCGGTAGCAGCTTCTCGATCTCCGCCGGCAGACCGGCGGGCGTCGCCGGCTCGAACGCAAGCGTGGGGTCGGCGAGGTCGTCGCGTACGGCCCGGTCGTCCACGGGGTCGAGGATCCCGACCATCCGGACGTCGGTCGGTCCGGGGACACCGCGCTCACCGTAGTCGTGCCACCTGTCGCACCACGAGGTCGACCGCAGCGGGCCGAACGACGGGAAGCGCGCCGTGACCTGGTCCGTCTCGTGCCGTACGGCGCAGGGGACCAGGGTGGTGTCCTTCCCGCCGCCGGAACCGCCGTCGGGACCGCCGCAGGCGGCGACCGTGAGCACGGTCAGCGCCGTGGCGACCCGCACTCGGGTACGGAGCGGGAGAACGTTCCCCGGCCGACCGGCCGCCAACCGGTCGGCCGTCGGTCGCGGAGGGCTCAGGAGTTCGCCTTCAGGAAGGAGAGCAGCAGCTCGCCCGTCAGTTCCGGCTGGTCGAGCGGGAACCAGTGGCCCGCGTCCTCGATCCGCTCGTAGCGCCACGAGCCGGACACATGGTCGGCGGTGGCGGACATCTGGTGTTCGGTGAGGAAGCGGTCGCCGGCGGACCAGACGCCCATCACCGGGAGGCCGGCGGGCAGCGGTGGCACCGGCAGGTCCGGGGCGAACTGCACCTCGGCGGGCAGACCCGCGCGGTAGATGTTCAGCGCGGCCGTCAGCGCACCCGGCGCCCGCAGCGGCTCCAGGACCTCTTCCGCGTCCAGGTGCTCGGCGAGCATCTCCCGCATGTTCGCGAAGTCGTCGCGCGCGAGCCAGGACTCGGCCAGCTCCGGCAGCTGGAAGAGCAGGATGTACCACGACCGCTGCCGCTGCTCCCAGCCCGCGCCCCGGCCGGCCCGGGGGTGGCCGACGGACAGGATGCTCAGGCTCGGCACCCGGTCCGGCAGCGCGTGGGCGAAGCCCTGCGCGACGACCGAACCCCAGTCGTGGCCGACCAGGTGGACCCGGTCGACGTCGAGCCGGTCGAGCAGTTCCACCATGTCGGCCACCGAGGCGGCGGGAGAGTACGCCTCCGGGCCGCCCTCCGGCCGGCCCGAGGCGCCGAAGCCGCGCAGGGTCGGTGCGATCGTACGGAAGCCGGCCGCGTTCAGGACCGGGATCTGGTGGCGCCACAGCCGGTGCGAGTCCGGGAATCCGTGGACCAGCAGGACCGCCGGTCCCTCACCGCTCACCTCGACGTCCAGCGTGACGTCCGACAGTTCCACGCGCATCACAACACCCCGTTCCGGGCAGGTCCGTTCGTCCGGGCCATGATGTCAGAACGGGTACCAGCGCACCTCGGGATCGCCGTCGCGCAGCGACGCGACCCGCCGCTCGAACTCGGCGAGCGCCTTGGGGTTCGACGGCGCGTGCTGGGCCACCCAGGCGCAGCTGGCGGTCTCCCGCGCGCCGCGCAGCACGGCGCAGCCCTCCCACGTACGGACGTCCCAGCCGTACGCGTCGGTGAAGGCGTCGTAGGCGGCCGGGTCCAGGCCGTAGCGGTCCCGGGACAGCGCGAGGACCACCAGGTCGTGCTCGCGCAGATCGGACGAGAAGGTCTCCAGGTCCACCAGGACCGGGCCGTCGGGGCCGACGTGGACGTTACGGGGGAGCGCGTCGCCGTGGATCGGCCCGGGCGTGAGGTGCGGGGCGAGCGCGGCGGCCGTCGGGGCGAACGAGTCGCGCCGCTCGCGCAGGAACGCGGCGTCCGCCGGGTCGATGGCGTCCCCGGCGAGCCGCAGCCAGCGCTCGACGCCGCCCAGGAGCTCGCGGCGTGGCAGGGTGAACCCGTCCGGCTCCGGCAGGGCGTGCACGGCGCGCAGCAGCGGCGCCAGGTCGCGCGGCTCGGACGGCCGGACCGCGTCGGGGAGCCGGTGCCAGAGGGTCACCGGGTGTCCCTGGGCCACCAGGGGCTCGGCTTCCGCCGCCCGTACGGCCGGAATGCCGGCCGATTCCAGCCAGCCGGACAGTGCCAGCTCGCGCGTGGCGCGCGGCAGCAGTTCGGCGTCGCGGCCGACCTTGACCACCAGGTCGCCGAGGGCGAAGACCGCGTTCTCGCCCAGGGTGAGCAGGGTCGCCTCGTCCGCCCGCAGTCCCGCGGCGGCCAGGATCTCCCGGGCCCGCGCCTCGTTCATCGTTCTCTCCCCATCTTTCCCCGCAGCAGGTGCGATTCCGCCAAAGTCTCGCATCCGCGCAGGTGGCCGCGCAGGTCGCCTTGACGGGGGGCGGGCCCTCAGGACGATGGCCGAGTCCCGGACGGGGTCACAAAGTCTGCCAAGCCGGGAGAACTCGCGTATATCGCGTAAGTCGATTGAATCTTGTGCTTTCCGTGCGAGCGGTCGGCCGGACGCGAAGCAGACAGAACGAAGCAGACGGAACGAAGTAGACAGAACGAAGCAGGCGGATACTCAGCAGCCGGAGGGGATCCCTTGGCGAATGTCATGGCCGCGCCGAAGCGGTCCGCGAGAGGCGCCGCCCCCGGCCGGCGCCCCGGCCGCCGGCGCCCCGGCCGCCGGCGCCCCGGCCGCCGGCGCCCCGGCCGCCGGCGCGGCTCCGGCGGCCCGGCCCTCGGTCCCGGCGCCTGGTTCCTCGTCCTGCCCGCGCTGCTCCCGATCCTGATCCTCAGCGTCGCCCCGCTCCTCCACGGCATCGCCCTCGCCTTCACCGACGCCCAGTCCGGCCGCACCCAGGCCACCCGCTGGATCGGCACCCTCAACTTCCAGGACCTGCTCCACGACACCCTGTTCTGGGACTCGTTCCGCATCGGCCTGCTCTGGGCGGTCGGCGTCACCGCCCTGCAGTTCCTGCTCGCCCTCGGCCTCGCGCTCCTCCTCGACCAGGACCTCCGGCTGCGCTGGCTGGCCCGGACGCTCGCGATCGTCCCGTGGGCGATGCCCGAGGTCGTCGTCGGCATGATGTGGCGCCTCGTCTATAACCCCGACGCCGGCCTCCTCAACGAGACCCTGCACGACCTCGGCCTCGGCGACGGGCGCGCCTGGCTCAGCGGCCTCGGCACCGCGCTGCCCGCCGTCATCGTCGTCGGCGTCTGGGCCGGACTGCCGCAGACCACCGTCGCCCTGCTCGCCGGACTGCAGAACACCCCGCGCGAACTCCACGAGGCCGCCGCCCTCGACGGCGCCGGTGCCTGGCGCCGCTTCCGCAGCGTCACCTGGCCCGCCCTGCGGCCCGTCGCCCTCGCCATCACCTCCCTGAACTTCATCTGGAACCTCAACTCCTTCGCCCTGGTCTACGTGCTGACCGGCGGCGGACCGGGCGGCCGCACCCGGCTGCCCATGCTCTTCGCGTACGAAGAGGCGTTCCGTTACGGCCAGTTCGGCTACGCCGCCGCCATGGGCTGCGTCCTGGTCGCCGTCGTCTCCGTATTTCTCGCCCTGTATCTCGTCGGACGGCTGAAGGGGGACCAGGACCGGTGAGTGCCTTCCGCGGCCGCGGGCCCGCCCGCGCCGGCCAGTACGCGGCCCTCCTCGCGTACCTGGCCTTCCTCGTCTTCCCGTTCCTGTGGCTGGTCTCCGCGGCCTTCAAGCCGGCCCGCGAACTCGGGGCCCCGCACCCCACCTGGATTCCGCAGGACCCCACCCTCGACAACTTCCGGCAGGCCCTGGAGGAGCAGCCCCTGCTGCGCGCCGCCGGCAACAGCCTGATCGCGGCCGTGGCCGCCGCCCTCCTCGCGGTCGCCGTCGCCACCCCGCTGGCCTACGTGCTCGCCCGGCACCGCTCCCGGCTCACCGCCGCGGCCACCGGCTGGGTCGTGGTCAGCCAGGCGTTCCCGCTGGTCCTGCTGATCATCCCGCTCTTCCTGATCCTCAAGAACCTCCACCTCGTCGACACCCGCACCGGCCTCGTCCTCGTCTACCTGGTGTGGTCGCTGCCCTTCGCGCTGTGGATGCTCACCGGATACGTCCGGGCCGTGCCGCGCGAGCTGGAGGAGGCGGCCGCCGTGGACGGCGCCGGGCGGTTGCGCACCCTCGTCTCCGTCACCGCGCCGCTGCTCGCGCCCGGCCTCGTCGCCACCGCGCTGTTCGCCTTCGTCACCGCGTGGAACGAGTTCTTCTTCGCGCTCGTCCTGCTCAAATCCCCGGAGAACCAGACCCTGCCCGTGGTCCTCACCCACTTCCTCGGCGCGGAGGGCGCCGCCGACCTCGGGCCGCTCGCCGCGGCGGCCTTCCTCGCGACGCTGCCCTCCCTCGTCGTCTTCGCCGTCATCCAGCGGAAGATCACGGGCGGGATGGCGGCCGGGGCGGTGAAGGCATGAGGCGCCCGGCGCTTTCGAGACCGCGGGGCGTGCGCGCCGCCGCCCTGTCCGTCGCGGCCGTCCTCCTCCTGCTCATCGCCGGCTGTACGGCGGGCGGTGGCGACCGGGGTACGGACGCCGACGGGACGATCCGGCTCCGCTTCCTCTCCCTGGCCTGGCAGAAGGAGTCCGTCGACGCCAACAAGGCGCTGGTCGCCGAGTGGAACGCGGCTCACCCCCGGGTGCGGGTCGAGTACGTGCAGGGCAGCTGGGACTCCGTACACGACCAGCTGCTCACCTCGTTCGAGGGCGGCGAGGCCCCCGACCTGATCCACGACGCCTCCGACGATCTCGCCGACTTCGCGTACGCCGGCTATCTCGCCGATCTGCGCCCGCTGCTCTCCGCACGGCTGCGCGCCGACATCCCCGAGGAGAGCTGGCGGACCACCACGGTCGGCGACGGGGTGTACGGCGTGCCCTTCCTCCAGGAACCGCGCCTGATCATGGCCAACCGGACGCTGCTGCGACAGGCCGGGGTCCGGATCCCGACCGCCGAACAGCCGTGGACCTGGGCGGAGTTCCGGCAGGTCGCCCGGGATCTGACGGCGAGCATGAGGAAGAAGAGCGGCGGAGGCGGCGGAGACGGAGAGAACGGGGGAGGCAAGGGGAAGTACGCCGTCGCCTGGCCGCTGAAGGAGCCCGTCTCGGTCTCGCTCAACCTCGGCCTGTCGGCCGGCGGCCGGCTCTTCCACCGCGGTCCCGGACCGGACGGCAAGGTCGCCATCCGTTTCGGCGACGCCGACGCGGTCGTCCCCGGCACCATCCGGGCCATGGCGCGGACCGACCGCACCGCCTCCCCGGAGACCCTCGCCAGCGGCGGCTCCGACATCCTGCCCGGCTTCTTCGCCGGTACGTACGCGATGGTCCCGCTCGGCTTCTCGTACCGTCAGCAGATCGCCCAGCAGGCCCCGGAGGGCTTCGACTGGACCGTACTGCCCGCGCCGGCCGGGGACGGCGGGCTCGCGCAGGGCGTCAGCCCGCAGACCCTGTCCGTCGCCGAGGACAGCCCGCACAAGAAGGAGGCGGCGGCCTTCCTCGACTTCTTCCTCCAGCCCCGCAGCACCGTGCGGCTCGCGCTCGGCGACTGGATGCTGCCCACCTCCGCCACGGCCCTCACCGATCCGGCCCTGCACACCGAGGAGTTCGGCTGGGCCACGGGCACGGCGGTCGCCCGGCGGCTGCGGCCGGCGCCCGCGCAGTCGGTGCGCGGCTACCCGGAGTGGAAGGACAAGGTGGCCACCCCGGCCTTCCAGGAGTACTACAGCGGCGCCATCGACACGGAGGAGCTGCGCCGCCGGCTGGAGACGGACGGCAACCGGGTGCTGGCGCGCTATCAGCGGGACTGACGCGCAGGGCCACCGTGACGCCGTGACGTCGTAACCCCGTGAGGGTGTGGCGATGGTGTGACGATCCGGCGGCCAACTCTGGAGACG contains the following coding sequences:
- a CDS encoding N-acetyl-D-glucosamine ABC transport system, permease protein (ABC-ATPase subunit interface;~N-Acetyl-D-glucosamine ABC transport system,permease protein [Streptomyces venezuelae ATCC10712];~Transmembrane subunit (TM) foundin Periplasmic Binding Protein (PBP)-dependent ATP-Binding Cassette (ABC) transporters which generally bind type 2 PBPs. These types of transporters consist of a PBP, two TMs, and two cytoplasmic ABC ATPase subunits, and...; cd06261;~conserved gate region;~dimer interface [polypeptide binding];~identified by MetaGeneAnnotator; putative;~putative PBP binding loops) gives rise to the protein MANVMAAPKRSARGAAPGRRPGRRRPGRRRPGRRRPGRRRGSGGPALGPGAWFLVLPALLPILILSVAPLLHGIALAFTDAQSGRTQATRWIGTLNFQDLLHDTLFWDSFRIGLLWAVGVTALQFLLALGLALLLDQDLRLRWLARTLAIVPWAMPEVVVGMMWRLVYNPDAGLLNETLHDLGLGDGRAWLSGLGTALPAVIVVGVWAGLPQTTVALLAGLQNTPRELHEAAALDGAGAWRRFRSVTWPALRPVALAITSLNFIWNLNSFALVYVLTGGGPGGRTRLPMLFAYEEAFRYGQFGYAAAMGCVLVAVVSVFLALYLVGRLKGDQDR
- a CDS encoding hypothetical protein (Hypothetical protein XNR_0730 [Streptomyces albus J1074];~identified by MetaGeneAnnotator; putative); amino-acid sequence: MSSGGLELPPGEAGREGEPAEPVVVPPGAVSVARPVEIGAELEWGAEAWSEVRTRAQRAGRAYIWLNLVEQRLRAVVAAVLRPVYEPVHGDDWVVAAAGPAGQEWVQRAVAVREVSRRKGYLLDPADDNVLSFLTLPQLRELMVQHWPCFEPYFDDRREVELALDELEVTRNVVSRNRALSLTVLAQSERASARLLEILGSGAGVPSADRLPVDAVEDLVGDRYADVVSVHPDRVRLQRQLPAEDLFGGARRLDATGIGLNLLVQNFSGRRMVRLAESGCRIRLLFLNPASSAVKRRERELGLKKGELSRSVEMNILHMRRVRSKLRDPGAFEIHVFDETPRFTAYLVDGDGPDGLAVVQTYLRKARGMEAPVLVLRGGGRNVVRSGGPGGGVDPDGDNGLFATYREEFESVWLDSRPVS
- a CDS encoding transport system integral membrane protein (ABC-ATPase subunit interface;~Transmembrane subunit (TM) foundin Periplasmic Binding Protein (PBP)-dependent ATP-Binding Cassette (ABC) transporters which generally bind type 2 PBPs. These types of transporters consist of a PBP, two TMs, and two cytoplasmic ABC ATPase subunits, and...; cd06261;~conserved gate region;~dimer interface [polypeptide binding];~identified by MetaGeneAnnotator; putative;~putative PBP binding loops;~transport system integral membrane protein [Streptomyces roseosporus NRRL15998]), whose amino-acid sequence is MSAFRGRGPARAGQYAALLAYLAFLVFPFLWLVSAAFKPARELGAPHPTWIPQDPTLDNFRQALEEQPLLRAAGNSLIAAVAAALLAVAVATPLAYVLARHRSRLTAAATGWVVVSQAFPLVLLIIPLFLILKNLHLVDTRTGLVLVYLVWSLPFALWMLTGYVRAVPRELEEAAAVDGAGRLRTLVSVTAPLLAPGLVATALFAFVTAWNEFFFALVLLKSPENQTLPVVLTHFLGAEGAADLGPLAAAAFLATLPSLVVFAVIQRKITGGMAAGAVKA
- a CDS encoding aminoglycoside phosphotransferase (Protein Kinases, catalytic domain; cl09925;~aminoglycoside phosphotransferase [Streptomyces lividans TK24];~identified by MetaGeneAnnotator; putative) is translated as MNEARAREILAAAGLRADEATLLTLGENAVFALGDLVVKVGRDAELLPRATRELALSGWLESAGIPAVRAAEAEPLVAQGHPVTLWHRLPDAVRPSEPRDLAPLLRAVHALPEPDGFTLPRRELLGGVERWLRLAGDAIDPADAAFLRERRDSFAPTAAALAPHLTPGPIHGDALPRNVHVGPDGPVLVDLETFSSDLREHDLVVLALSRDRYGLDPAAYDAFTDAYGWDVRTWEGCAVLRGARETASCAWVAQHAPSNPKALAEFERRVASLRDGDPEVRWYPF
- a CDS encoding ABC transporter solute-binding protein (ABC transporter solute-binding protein [Streptomyces pristinaespiralis ATCC25486];~ABC-type sugar transport system, periplasmic component[Carbohydrate transportand metabolism]; COG1653;~The substrate binding domain of LysR-type transcriptional regulators (LTTRs), a member of the type 2 periplasmic binding fold protein superfamily; cl11398;~identified by MetaGeneAnnotator; putative) — its product is MRAAALSVAAVLLLLIAGCTAGGGDRGTDADGTIRLRFLSLAWQKESVDANKALVAEWNAAHPRVRVEYVQGSWDSVHDQLLTSFEGGEAPDLIHDASDDLADFAYAGYLADLRPLLSARLRADIPEESWRTTTVGDGVYGVPFLQEPRLIMANRTLLRQAGVRIPTAEQPWTWAEFRQVARDLTASMRKKSGGGGGDGENGGGKGKYAVAWPLKEPVSVSLNLGLSAGGRLFHRGPGPDGKVAIRFGDADAVVPGTIRAMARTDRTASPETLASGGSDILPGFFAGTYAMVPLGFSYRQQIAQQAPEGFDWTVLPAPAGDGGLAQGVSPQTLSVAEDSPHKKEAAAFLDFFLQPRSTVRLALGDWMLPTSATALTDPALHTEEFGWATGTAVARRLRPAPAQSVRGYPEWKDKVATPAFQEYYSGAIDTEELRRRLETDGNRVLARYQRD
- a CDS encoding DNA polymerase III subunit epsilon (DEDDh 3'-5' exonuclease domain family; cd06127;~DNA polymerase III subunit epsilon [Streptomyces albus J1074];~catalytic site [active];~identified by MetaGeneAnnotator; putative;~substrate binding site [chemical binding]) gives rise to the protein MAWHAEALVGFDLETTGTDPLESRIVTASVVGVHGGRVVRQRDWLADPGIRIPEQASAIHGISNERAAAEGRPVREVADELAETLTGYWREGVPVVAYNASFDLTLLAAELRRHGLPSLEERLGGTAIGPVVDPYTIDRAVDRYRRGKRTLELVCAEYGVELTAAHQAAADALAAVRVAIAIAERHPAVAALDPAALHERQIGWYRTWAEDFQAFLRRKGDADAVIDPVWPIRTPALAPVAAERAAGGAPF
- a CDS encoding hypothetical protein (identified by MetaGeneAnnotator; putative;~sequence version:1), with product MRTRTSTRIAVAGALAALSALALTGCNSGDKADTAAGAPAPASASASSSGSTAGSPEAPSKASSGSGSSGGSSSGGGATAACTTQNTSAQFRQSANHASASQAATGSLRITNSSGAACTLVGPTVVTVTDDAKRGGSASADNSEEGSDAVDIPAGGTATADVMYTDVNTEGTARLSCRTESSSVKVALPKDAGTTVNVMKADGSPGGVFSLCADSFKLGAFSVR
- a CDS encoding haloalkane dehalogenase (Predicted hydrolases or acyltransferases (alpha/beta hydrolase superfamily) [General function prediction only]; COG0596;~Putative lysophospholipase; pfam12146;~identified by MetaGeneAnnotator; putative;~probable haloalkane dehalogenase [Streptomyces venezuelae ATCC10712]), with amino-acid sequence MRVELSDVTLDVEVSGEGPAVLLVHGFPDSHRLWRHQIPVLNAAGFRTIAPTLRGFGASGRPEGGPEAYSPAASVADMVELLDRLDVDRVHLVGHDWGSVVAQGFAHALPDRVPSLSILSVGHPRAGRGAGWEQRQRSWYILLFQLPELAESWLARDDFANMREMLAEHLDAEEVLEPLRAPGALTAALNIYRAGLPAEVQFAPDLPVPPLPAGLPVMGVWSAGDRFLTEHQMSATADHVSGSWRYERIEDAGHWFPLDQPELTGELLLSFLKANS
- a CDS encoding hypothetical protein (identified by MetaGeneAnnotator; putative;~sequence version:1), with the protein product MRVATALTVLTVAACGGPDGGSGGGKDTTLVPCAVRHETDQVTARFPSFGPLRSTSWCDRWHDYGERGVPGPTDVRMVGILDPVDDRAVRDDLADPTLAFEPATPAGLPAEIEKLLPEDAEWRVSEPVSRRLTEERYSGTFFYDARSGQVLFDCVNPRRKDEPPPKVVTN